In a single window of the Micromonospora inositola genome:
- a CDS encoding Type 1 glutamine amidotransferase-like domain-containing protein, with protein sequence MPASEPTIVATSMGFSSRWRGPYDAQPGPVFDLMAELAQAGDAPRICYLNQAVGDQPTSFTLFYGAFAGTRFRPSHLALFPMPNVEDVRAHLLAQDVIWVGGGSVANLCAVWRVHGLDEILHECWQAGVVLGGVSAGSICWHLGGATDSFGPTLRSFTDGLGWLPYGNGVHYDGEEQRRPLMHKLVGDGTLPVSHCTDDGVGLVYRGTRLVEAVADCEGVAAYEVSRAEDGSVRETRIEPRLLA encoded by the coding sequence GTGCCCGCCAGCGAACCGACCATCGTCGCCACCAGCATGGGCTTCTCCAGCCGGTGGCGCGGCCCGTACGACGCGCAGCCCGGCCCGGTCTTCGACCTGATGGCCGAGCTGGCGCAGGCCGGTGACGCGCCCCGGATCTGCTACCTCAACCAGGCGGTCGGTGACCAGCCGACCTCGTTCACCCTGTTCTACGGCGCCTTCGCCGGGACCCGGTTCCGTCCGTCCCACCTGGCCCTCTTCCCGATGCCCAACGTCGAGGACGTGCGAGCCCACCTGCTCGCCCAGGACGTCATCTGGGTGGGCGGCGGCAGCGTGGCCAACCTCTGCGCGGTCTGGCGGGTGCACGGCCTCGACGAGATCCTGCACGAGTGCTGGCAGGCCGGCGTGGTGCTGGGCGGGGTCTCCGCCGGGTCGATCTGCTGGCACCTCGGCGGCGCCACCGACAGCTTCGGCCCGACCCTGCGGTCCTTCACCGACGGGCTGGGCTGGCTGCCGTACGGCAACGGGGTGCACTACGACGGCGAGGAGCAGCGCCGGCCGCTGATGCACAAGCTGGTCGGCGACGGCACGCTGCCGGTGAGCCACTGCACCGACGACGGGGTGGGGCTGGTCTACCGGGGCACCCGCCTGGTCGAGGCGGTCGCCGACTGCGAGGGCGTCGCGGCGTACGAGGTGAGCCGGGCCGAGGACGGCAGCGTCCGGGAGACCCGGATCGAGCCCCGGCTGCTCGCCTAG
- a CDS encoding 4a-hydroxytetrahydrobiopterin dehydratase yields MRVLFSGRSKHDYLSDALTLLSGWTREGEQIRRTMVLDDTQHAALTERVKVVADALRLRPEISRRADQTHIRVGHGDGEPLTEGEVLLAARIEDAFRAVTDS; encoded by the coding sequence ATGCGCGTGCTGTTCAGCGGCCGCTCCAAGCACGACTACCTCAGCGACGCGCTCACCCTGCTGTCGGGATGGACCCGGGAGGGCGAGCAGATCCGCCGGACCATGGTCCTCGACGACACCCAGCACGCGGCCCTGACCGAAAGGGTCAAGGTGGTCGCGGACGCGCTGCGCCTGCGCCCCGAGATCAGCCGCCGGGCCGACCAGACCCACATCCGGGTCGGGCACGGCGACGGCGAGCCGCTCACCGAGGGCGAGGTCCTGCTGGCCGCCCGCATCGAGGACGCGTTCCGCGCGGTCACCGACTCCTGA
- a CDS encoding SRPBCC domain-containing protein, which yields MTSSTRTVQVHRIYIQATPEAVWTAITNPEWSERYGYRSPAHYELRPGGRYQGLASAEMKATGVPEVAVEGEVVEVDPPHRLVQTWHPVWGPEAAAEPATRLTYEIEEISSGVTRLTVVHDVTDAPGVAALVAGEVPNAGGGWSEVLSDLKTLLETGKPLAC from the coding sequence ATGACCAGCAGCACGCGCACCGTCCAGGTGCACCGGATCTACATCCAGGCCACGCCCGAGGCGGTCTGGACGGCGATCACGAATCCCGAGTGGAGCGAGCGGTACGGCTACCGATCGCCCGCCCACTACGAGCTGCGCCCCGGCGGCCGCTACCAGGGCCTGGCCAGCGCCGAGATGAAGGCGACCGGCGTGCCGGAGGTGGCCGTCGAGGGTGAGGTCGTCGAGGTCGACCCGCCGCACCGCCTCGTGCAGACGTGGCACCCGGTGTGGGGCCCGGAGGCCGCCGCCGAACCGGCCACCCGCCTGACGTACGAGATCGAAGAGATCTCCTCCGGCGTCACCCGGCTGACCGTGGTCCATGACGTCACCGACGCGCCGGGCGTGGCGGCGCTGGTTGCCGGGGAGGTACCCAACGCCGGAGGCGGCTGGAGCGAGGTGCTCAGCGACCTCAAGACGCTGTTGGAGACCGGCAAGCCGCTGGCCTGCTGA
- a CDS encoding (deoxy)nucleoside triphosphate pyrophosphohydrolase, with translation MRTERVSGNGQADRREPKVVVGAAIIADGRVLACARSAPPEVAGKWEFPGGKVEPGETETAALIRECAEELAVRVEIGDRIGRDVRMAHGRSVLKVYAARLHHGDQPKALEHSELRWLTAAELDSVTWLPADAPIVAALRPLLATG, from the coding sequence GTGCGGACCGAACGGGTAAGCGGAAACGGACAGGCCGACCGGCGCGAGCCGAAGGTGGTCGTCGGGGCGGCGATCATCGCCGACGGGCGGGTCCTGGCCTGCGCGCGCTCCGCGCCGCCCGAGGTCGCCGGGAAGTGGGAGTTTCCTGGCGGCAAGGTCGAGCCGGGGGAGACCGAGACCGCCGCGCTGATCCGTGAGTGCGCCGAGGAACTCGCCGTACGCGTGGAGATCGGCGACCGGATCGGCCGCGACGTCCGGATGGCGCACGGTCGCTCGGTGCTCAAGGTGTACGCGGCCCGCCTGCACCACGGCGACCAGCCGAAGGCGCTGGAGCACTCGGAGCTGCGCTGGCTCACCGCCGCCGAACTGGACTCCGTCACCTGGCTCCCCGCCGACGCCCCGATCGTCGCCGCCCTCCGCCCGCTGCTCGCCACCGGCTGA
- a CDS encoding ArsR/SmtB family transcription factor, producing MPDDDLVFKALADPTRRFLLDLLFARDGRTLTELESELEMTRFGAMKHLRVLEDASLVVTRRSGREKLHFLNPVPIRQIHDRWIDKYTAHHASALVDLKTELEDR from the coding sequence GTGCCCGATGACGACCTCGTGTTCAAGGCGCTCGCCGACCCGACCCGGCGCTTCCTGCTCGACCTGCTCTTCGCCCGCGACGGGCGGACCCTGACCGAGCTGGAGTCCGAGCTGGAGATGACGCGCTTCGGCGCGATGAAGCATCTCCGCGTCCTCGAGGACGCGAGCCTGGTCGTCACCCGCCGGTCGGGTCGGGAGAAGTTGCATTTCCTCAACCCCGTGCCGATCCGCCAGATCCACGACCGGTGGATCGACAAGTACACCGCGCACCACGCGTCGGCACTCGTCGACCTGAAGACCGAGTTGGAGGACCGATGA
- a CDS encoding MarR family winged helix-turn-helix transcriptional regulator yields the protein MAAADEVDVIVEQWRRERAGMRPEPMAVFGRIYRLARLVGDRQEKVYADWGIGRGEFDVLAALRRSGEPYTLAPKALAAGLMLTSGGMTGRLDRLERAGLVRRTPEPADRRGLRVTLTESGRRVVEESVEAGLAVQRRILDALPPEEQARLADLLRTLLAAAEAEA from the coding sequence GTGGCAGCAGCGGACGAGGTCGACGTGATCGTCGAGCAGTGGCGTCGGGAACGGGCCGGGATGCGGCCCGAGCCGATGGCCGTCTTCGGCCGGATCTACCGGCTGGCCCGGCTGGTCGGCGACCGCCAGGAGAAGGTGTACGCCGACTGGGGTATCGGCCGCGGTGAGTTCGACGTGCTCGCCGCCCTGCGCCGTTCCGGCGAGCCGTACACGCTCGCACCGAAGGCGCTCGCCGCCGGCCTGATGCTCACCTCCGGCGGGATGACCGGCCGGCTGGACCGGCTGGAGCGGGCCGGCCTGGTCCGGCGTACGCCCGAGCCGGCCGACCGGCGCGGGCTGCGGGTCACCCTCACCGAATCCGGCCGGCGGGTGGTCGAGGAGTCGGTCGAGGCCGGGCTGGCCGTGCAGCGGCGGATCCTCGACGCGCTGCCGCCCGAGGAGCAGGCGCGCCTGGCCGACCTGCTGCGTACGCTGCTCGCCGCCGCCGAGGCGGAGGCCTGA
- a CDS encoding class I SAM-dependent methyltransferase: MDRRPAAIYDAENRWGRDDDFFLAAVDETPAARVLDLGCGTGRLTLALAAAGHTVTGVDPHRAALDAARAKPGADRVTWIEGTAEVLPEAAYDVAVLTSHVAQEIRAEDGWRRTLADLRRALVPGGRLVFDSRDPAARRWERWTPHDSRRRVALPDGTAVEAWTELTEVRDGLVSFVHHYLLPDGDELRSPGTLRFRTEAELRADLATAHFTVERIHGGWGREPVGASDDGELVVIARAAD, encoded by the coding sequence ATGGACCGGCGTCCCGCGGCCATCTACGACGCGGAGAACCGGTGGGGCCGCGACGACGACTTCTTCCTCGCGGCGGTCGACGAGACCCCGGCGGCCCGGGTGCTCGACCTCGGCTGCGGCACCGGCCGCCTCACCCTGGCGCTGGCCGCCGCCGGCCACACCGTCACCGGCGTCGACCCGCATCGCGCCGCCCTCGACGCCGCGCGGGCCAAGCCGGGCGCCGACCGGGTCACCTGGATCGAGGGCACGGCCGAGGTCCTGCCGGAAGCGGCGTACGACGTCGCGGTGCTGACCAGCCACGTGGCGCAGGAGATCCGCGCCGAGGACGGCTGGAGGCGGACGCTGGCCGACCTGCGCCGGGCGCTCGTGCCCGGCGGCCGGCTGGTCTTCGACTCCCGCGACCCGGCGGCCCGCCGGTGGGAACGCTGGACCCCCCACGACTCGCGACGCCGGGTCGCGCTGCCCGACGGCACGGCGGTCGAGGCCTGGACCGAGCTGACCGAGGTACGCGACGGCCTGGTCAGCTTCGTCCACCACTACCTCCTGCCCGATGGCGACGAGCTGCGCAGCCCGGGCACGTTGCGCTTCAGGACCGAGGCGGAGCTGCGGGCGGATCTGGCCACCGCCCATTTCACCGTCGAGCGGATCCACGGCGGCTGGGGCCGGGAGCCGGTGGGCGCGAGCGACGACGGAGAACTGGTCGTCATCGCCCGCGCCGCCGACTGA
- a CDS encoding PH domain-containing protein — MANVTYDRKEQFQQVQSGLLDGEQIIAVYDAVGAGTGFIGLTDRRVIIQDRSFIGKRYAITSIPYSKITSVSVVSNKSWGGSFFSTGAIAIHVGTHTYEVEFRGAQKSHHVHNVILHHIS; from the coding sequence ATGGCAAACGTGACGTACGACCGCAAGGAACAGTTCCAGCAGGTCCAGAGTGGGCTCCTGGACGGCGAGCAGATCATCGCCGTCTACGACGCGGTCGGCGCGGGCACCGGATTCATCGGCCTGACCGACCGGCGGGTGATCATCCAGGACCGATCGTTCATCGGCAAGCGGTACGCCATCACCAGCATCCCGTACTCGAAGATCACCAGCGTCAGCGTGGTCAGCAACAAGTCGTGGGGCGGTTCATTCTTTTCCACCGGCGCGATCGCCATCCACGTCGGTACGCACACCTACGAGGTCGAGTTCCGGGGCGCGCAGAAGAGCCACCACGTGCACAACGTGATCCTGCACCACATCTCCTGA
- a CDS encoding GNAT family N-acetyltransferase has translation MADTTGKAKDASISVLPANKASWEDLQAVFGTRGNAAECQCQWFQSTPAEWRSQSVEERTRRLREETRCGQPRARTTSGLVAYLDGEPAGWCAVQPRAVYVHLLGSRVVWSGRGEDPADAGVWAVTCFVTRVGFRRRGVSGALAAAAVDFARERGARAVEGYPMIMQPGKVVTWGELYVGSRNIFADAGFTEVTRPTPRRVVMRINFQGARDTTKLAE, from the coding sequence ATGGCGGACACGACCGGGAAGGCCAAGGACGCCTCTATCTCCGTCCTGCCCGCCAACAAGGCGAGCTGGGAGGACCTGCAGGCCGTCTTCGGCACGCGCGGCAACGCGGCCGAGTGCCAGTGCCAGTGGTTCCAGTCCACGCCCGCCGAGTGGCGGTCGCAGTCCGTCGAGGAACGCACCCGGCGGCTACGCGAGGAGACCCGGTGCGGCCAACCCCGGGCCCGTACTACGAGCGGCCTGGTCGCCTACCTCGACGGGGAGCCCGCCGGCTGGTGCGCGGTCCAGCCGCGCGCCGTCTACGTGCACCTGCTGGGCAGCCGCGTCGTGTGGTCGGGCCGCGGCGAGGACCCGGCAGACGCCGGCGTCTGGGCCGTGACCTGCTTCGTCACCCGGGTGGGCTTCCGGCGCCGGGGCGTCAGCGGCGCGCTCGCCGCCGCGGCCGTCGACTTCGCCCGGGAGCGCGGTGCCCGAGCCGTCGAGGGCTACCCCATGATCATGCAGCCGGGCAAGGTGGTCACCTGGGGCGAGCTCTACGTCGGCAGCCGCAACATCTTCGCCGACGCCGGATTCACCGAGGTGACCCGGCCGACCCCGCGGCGCGTGGTGATGCGGATCAACTTCCAGGGCGCGCGCGACACGACGAAACTCGCGGAGTGA
- the ychF gene encoding redox-regulated ATPase YchF, producing the protein MSLTIGIVGLPNVGKSTLFNALTKNDVLAANYPFATIEPNVGVVGLPDERLGTLAEIFASQKVLPAPVSFVDIAGLVRGASKGQGRGNAFLANIRDASAICQVVRAFSDPNVVHVDGKVSPADDIETINTELILADLQTLEKALPRLEKEAKLRKDRAAAVEAAKKAVEVLDGGTTLYAGAAAAKIELEHLRELHLLTTKPFLYVFNVDEAELGNAEFLDELRALVAPAEAVFMDAKIESELVDLPEEEARELLESIGQHEPGLNQLVRVGFRTLGLQTYLTAGPKEARAWTVPVGATAPEAAGVIHSDFQRGFIKAEVVSYHDLVAAGSMAAAKAAGKVRIEGKEYVMQDGDVVEFRFNV; encoded by the coding sequence GTGAGCCTCACCATCGGGATCGTCGGCCTGCCCAACGTCGGCAAGAGCACCCTGTTCAACGCGTTGACCAAGAACGACGTGCTCGCGGCGAACTACCCGTTCGCCACCATCGAGCCGAACGTCGGCGTGGTCGGGCTGCCCGACGAGCGGCTGGGCACGCTCGCGGAGATCTTCGCCTCGCAGAAGGTGCTGCCGGCGCCGGTGTCGTTCGTCGACATCGCCGGCCTGGTCCGGGGCGCCTCGAAGGGGCAGGGCCGGGGCAACGCGTTCCTGGCGAACATCCGCGACGCCTCGGCGATCTGCCAGGTGGTGCGCGCCTTCTCCGACCCGAACGTGGTGCACGTCGATGGCAAGGTCTCCCCGGCCGACGACATCGAGACGATCAACACCGAGCTGATCCTCGCCGACCTCCAGACCCTGGAGAAGGCGCTGCCGCGGCTGGAGAAGGAAGCCAAGCTCCGCAAGGACCGGGCCGCCGCGGTCGAGGCCGCGAAGAAGGCCGTCGAGGTCCTCGACGGCGGCACCACCCTGTACGCCGGCGCGGCCGCCGCCAAGATCGAGCTGGAACACCTGCGCGAGCTGCATCTGCTCACCACCAAGCCGTTCCTCTACGTCTTCAACGTGGACGAGGCCGAGCTGGGCAACGCCGAGTTCCTCGACGAGCTGCGGGCGCTGGTCGCCCCGGCGGAGGCGGTCTTCATGGACGCCAAGATCGAGTCCGAGCTGGTGGACCTGCCCGAGGAGGAGGCCCGCGAGCTGCTGGAGTCGATCGGCCAGCACGAGCCCGGCCTGAACCAGCTCGTCCGGGTCGGCTTCCGCACGCTCGGGCTCCAGACGTACCTGACCGCGGGTCCCAAGGAGGCGCGGGCCTGGACCGTCCCGGTCGGCGCGACCGCGCCGGAGGCCGCGGGCGTCATCCACTCCGACTTCCAGCGCGGCTTCATCAAGGCCGAGGTGGTCTCCTACCACGACCTGGTCGCGGCCGGTTCGATGGCGGCGGCCAAGGCCGCCGGCAAGGTCCGGATCGAGGGCAAGGAGTACGTCATGCAGGACGGCGACGTCGTGGAGTTCCGCTTCAACGTCTGA
- a CDS encoding SRPBCC family protein has protein sequence MASESRQLSERIDRPATEVYEYASNPANLPRWAPGLGSSVENVDGQWYVETTTGRVGFAFVPRNEFGVLDHDVTLPSGETVYNPMRVIRDGSACEVVFTLRRLPGMSDEDFARDAQLVAADLTRLKHVLESTGREA, from the coding sequence GTGGCGTCGGAATCCAGGCAGCTGTCCGAGCGGATCGACCGGCCGGCCACCGAGGTGTACGAGTACGCGTCGAACCCGGCGAATCTACCTCGGTGGGCGCCGGGTCTCGGGTCCTCGGTGGAGAACGTGGACGGACAGTGGTACGTCGAGACGACGACGGGACGGGTCGGCTTCGCCTTCGTCCCGCGTAACGAGTTTGGCGTCCTCGACCACGACGTGACGCTGCCCTCCGGGGAGACCGTCTACAACCCGATGCGCGTGATCCGGGACGGGAGCGCCTGCGAGGTGGTGTTCACGCTGCGCCGGCTGCCCGGCATGAGCGACGAGGACTTCGCCCGCGACGCTCAGCTGGTGGCGGCCGACCTCACCCGGCTCAAGCACGTCCTCGAGTCGACGGGGCGCGAGGCGTAG
- a CDS encoding DivIVA domain-containing protein — translation MRGFFRRGRDEPAQRGPGNCYRSSTYVPLAPWQVRERRFRSTRFGRRGLDPAEVAEFLDRVAADLTAAYRALGDSRQETARIKDALRRWQSEQNQQWVNAGRYR, via the coding sequence ATGCGTGGCTTCTTCCGGCGGGGCCGAGACGAGCCGGCGCAGCGGGGGCCGGGGAACTGCTACCGCTCCTCGACGTACGTCCCGCTGGCGCCCTGGCAGGTGCGCGAGCGACGGTTCCGGTCGACCCGGTTCGGCCGGCGCGGTCTCGATCCGGCCGAGGTGGCGGAGTTCCTCGACCGGGTCGCCGCCGACCTCACCGCCGCCTACCGGGCACTGGGTGACAGTCGGCAGGAGACGGCCCGGATCAAGGACGCGCTGCGGCGCTGGCAGTCCGAGCAGAACCAGCAGTGGGTCAACGCCGGGCGGTACCGCTGA
- a CDS encoding GntR family transcriptional regulator — translation MAIDPRSHTPVYVQLADLLREQIEAGELTPGSALPSEARLTQEYGIGREAVRMAISLLRSEGLVNTVRGHGSHVRETPQRRQVELPPGASVIARMPSGGERRSMQLDEGVPVLEIRDPKGTIEVLPGDEVELTRPA, via the coding sequence ATGGCCATCGATCCGCGGTCGCACACACCGGTCTACGTGCAGCTTGCCGACCTCCTCCGCGAGCAGATCGAGGCAGGAGAGCTGACGCCCGGGTCGGCTTTGCCCAGCGAGGCCCGGCTGACTCAGGAGTACGGGATCGGCCGTGAGGCCGTGCGGATGGCAATCTCACTTCTGCGCTCCGAGGGGCTGGTCAACACCGTGCGAGGACACGGCAGCCACGTCCGGGAGACTCCGCAGCGGCGGCAGGTCGAGTTGCCGCCGGGGGCATCGGTCATCGCGCGGATGCCGAGCGGCGGCGAACGCCGGTCGATGCAGCTCGACGAGGGTGTGCCGGTCCTGGAGATCCGCGACCCCAAGGGCACCATCGAGGTCCTGCCGGGCGACGAGGTCGAGCTGACCCGCCCCGCATGA
- a CDS encoding succinate dehydrogenase/fumarate reductase iron-sulfur subunit has translation MGEQKSQAAGKPAAKRQFRIWRGDETGGDLQDYTVEVNEGEVVLDVIHRLQATDAPDLACRWNCKAGKCGSCSMEINGKPRLSCMTRMSTFEEAETVTVTPLRTFPVIRDLVTDVSFNYEKARETPAFAPPADVAPGDYRMQQVDVERSQEFRKCIECFLCQNVCHVIRDHEENKQAFSGPRFFIRAAELDMHPLDAKTDRKEYAQAEQGLGYCNITKCCTEVCPEHIKITDNGIIPMKERVVDRRYDPLVWLGSKIFRRGQVPQTFVTSAQHGGAVHSAAAHGGVHSHAGGSHDPRHETEAQQGVNWHRQVPHPTTPPVDANGKLPLTELTFDRAAAPSPFGDDVTFPLPPEHLNFAHPSQDEPKH, from the coding sequence ATGGGTGAGCAGAAATCCCAGGCGGCCGGCAAGCCGGCCGCGAAGCGACAGTTCCGTATCTGGCGGGGCGACGAGACCGGTGGCGACCTGCAGGACTACACGGTCGAGGTCAACGAGGGCGAGGTGGTCCTCGACGTCATCCACCGGCTCCAGGCCACCGACGCACCGGACCTGGCCTGCCGGTGGAACTGCAAGGCGGGCAAGTGCGGCTCCTGCTCGATGGAGATCAACGGCAAGCCGCGGCTGAGCTGCATGACCCGGATGTCGACGTTCGAGGAGGCCGAGACGGTCACGGTCACGCCGCTGCGGACCTTCCCGGTCATCCGGGACCTGGTCACCGACGTCTCGTTCAACTACGAGAAGGCCCGGGAGACCCCGGCCTTCGCGCCGCCGGCCGACGTCGCGCCGGGCGACTACCGGATGCAGCAGGTGGACGTCGAGCGCTCGCAGGAGTTCCGCAAGTGCATCGAGTGCTTCCTGTGCCAGAACGTCTGCCACGTGATCCGCGACCACGAGGAGAACAAGCAGGCCTTCTCCGGCCCGCGGTTCTTCATCCGGGCCGCCGAGCTGGACATGCACCCGCTGGACGCGAAGACCGACCGCAAGGAGTACGCGCAGGCCGAGCAGGGTCTGGGCTACTGCAACATCACCAAGTGCTGCACCGAGGTCTGCCCCGAGCACATCAAGATCACGGACAACGGGATCATCCCCATGAAGGAGCGGGTCGTCGACCGCAGGTACGATCCCCTCGTGTGGCTTGGTAGCAAGATCTTCCGGAGGGGTCAGGTGCCTCAGACCTTCGTAACCAGCGCCCAGCACGGCGGCGCGGTGCATTCCGCCGCCGCCCACGGCGGCGTGCATTCGCACGCGGGGGGCTCGCATGACCCGCGCCACGAGACGGAGGCGCAGCAGGGCGTGAACTGGCACCGCCAGGTGCCGCACCCGACCACCCCGCCCGTCGACGCCAACGGCAAGCTGCCGCTGACGGAGCTGACCTTCGACCGGGCGGCCGCGCCGTCGCCGTTCGGCGACGACGTCACCTTCCCGCTGCCGCCCGAGCACCTCAACTTCGCTCACCCGAGCCAGGACGAGCCGAAGCACTGA
- a CDS encoding DJ-1/PfpI family protein — MQVAVVTFDGFNELDSFIASALINRCRKDGLEAFITTPTPVVTSMNGVEVTGQRPMEFVTEASVVLIGSGVKARDVAADDRLLSMLPLDPSRQLIGSQCSGALVLARLGLLDGMPACTDMKSRPFVEACDVTVLDAPFYAEGNIATAGGCLASQYLATWVITRMLGENAARDVIGYVAPVGENQETVERAMRAVHAGELALR; from the coding sequence ATGCAGGTAGCCGTGGTCACCTTCGACGGGTTCAACGAGCTCGACAGCTTCATCGCTTCCGCGCTGATCAACCGGTGCCGTAAGGACGGCTTGGAGGCCTTCATTACGACGCCGACGCCGGTGGTCACGTCGATGAACGGCGTCGAGGTGACCGGGCAGCGCCCGATGGAGTTCGTGACCGAGGCCAGCGTCGTGCTGATCGGTAGCGGAGTGAAAGCACGCGACGTGGCCGCCGACGACCGGCTGCTCTCTATGTTGCCGCTCGACCCTTCGCGACAGCTGATCGGTTCGCAGTGCTCCGGCGCGCTGGTGCTCGCCCGGCTCGGGTTGCTGGATGGCATGCCAGCTTGCACGGACATGAAGAGCCGGCCCTTTGTCGAAGCCTGCGACGTCACCGTGCTGGACGCGCCGTTCTACGCCGAGGGGAACATCGCTACGGCGGGCGGTTGCCTGGCGTCCCAGTATCTCGCCACGTGGGTGATCACCCGAATGCTCGGGGAGAACGCCGCGCGCGACGTCATCGGCTACGTGGCTCCGGTCGGCGAAAACCAGGAGACTGTCGAGCGCGCCATGCGTGCCGTCCACGCGGGCGAGCTTGCACTGCGCTGA
- a CDS encoding SanA/YdcF family protein yields the protein MWGRFAIINRWCATHHRAVRRLRRAFLAVIVAAVLLTGGTVASVAWIRGGAEGHIFTEAGVPDEPVALVLGTKVEADGTPSPFLTARLEIAQRLFTAGKVRAILVSGDNMHAGYNEPEAMRRWLLDHGLPAEKVVMDYAGFDTYDSCARAKRIFGVDRATVVTQSFHLPRAVALCRHLGIEANGVGDDTARRYAQRWRASSTREYGACVKAAVDVLSGRDPVHLGRRETGVDDALRDG from the coding sequence ATGTGGGGGCGATTCGCGATCATCAACCGGTGGTGCGCCACTCACCACCGCGCCGTACGCCGGTTACGCCGCGCGTTCCTCGCGGTCATCGTCGCGGCGGTCCTCCTGACCGGCGGCACCGTCGCGAGCGTGGCGTGGATCCGCGGCGGCGCCGAGGGCCACATCTTCACCGAGGCCGGCGTGCCGGACGAACCGGTCGCCCTGGTCCTGGGCACGAAGGTGGAGGCGGACGGCACCCCGTCGCCGTTTCTCACCGCCCGGCTGGAGATCGCGCAGCGCCTGTTCACCGCCGGCAAGGTCCGCGCGATCCTGGTGTCCGGCGACAACATGCACGCCGGCTACAACGAGCCGGAGGCGATGCGGCGCTGGCTGCTCGACCACGGCCTGCCGGCGGAGAAGGTCGTGATGGACTACGCGGGCTTCGACACGTACGACTCGTGCGCACGGGCCAAGCGGATCTTCGGGGTGGACCGCGCGACGGTGGTGACCCAGTCCTTCCACCTGCCCCGCGCGGTCGCATTGTGCCGGCACCTCGGCATCGAGGCCAACGGGGTCGGCGACGACACCGCGCGACGGTACGCCCAGCGGTGGCGGGCCAGCTCCACCCGGGAGTACGGCGCCTGCGTGAAGGCGGCGGTCGACGTCCTCTCCGGGCGCGACCCCGTCCACCTCGGCCGCCGCGAGACCGGCGTCGACGACGCCCTCCGCGACGGCTGA